One part of the Aricia agestis chromosome Z, ilAriAges1.1, whole genome shotgun sequence genome encodes these proteins:
- the LOC121738640 gene encoding uncharacterized protein LOC121738640 isoform X1 — MVSAMEKETGAIKYDPNQEIVQMRAQWKKADNCKKQWVERWSWFLDEQRELQSEMNKIEQELGATLPVRETEEKPKKPSLKPVPVTSTGVIGWLAAKPDCNLETYTSWINKPPIRLPDAWDYKDFVGQSKPQ, encoded by the exons ATGGTTTCAGCAATGGAAAAGGAGACGGGAGCTATCAAATACGATCCAAACCAGGAGATAGTACAGATGCGAGCACAATGGAAGAAAGCTGACAATTGTAAGAAACAGTGGGTCGAACGATGGAGTTGGTTTCTTGACGAACAgag GGAGTTGCAAAGCGAAATGAACAAGATAGAACAAGAGCTCGGGGCAACTCTACCAGTTCGTGAGACCGAGGAAAAACCCAAGAAGCCCAGCTTGAAACCCGTGCCTGTCACCTCTACTGGCGTCATCGGATGGTTGGCTGCTAA GCCGGATTGTAACCTAGAGACTTATACGTCCTGGATAAACAAGCCACCCATACGTCTGCCAGACGCCTGGGACTACAAGGACTTCGTCGGACAGAGTAAACCAcagtaa
- the LOC121738640 gene encoding uncharacterized protein LOC121738640 isoform X2: MEKETGAIKYDPNQEIVQMRAQWKKADNCKKQWVERWSWFLDEQRELQSEMNKIEQELGATLPVRETEEKPKKPSLKPVPVTSTGVIGWLAAKPDCNLETYTSWINKPPIRLPDAWDYKDFVGQSKPQ; this comes from the exons ATGGAAAAGGAGACGGGAGCTATCAAATACGATCCAAACCAGGAGATAGTACAGATGCGAGCACAATGGAAGAAAGCTGACAATTGTAAGAAACAGTGGGTCGAACGATGGAGTTGGTTTCTTGACGAACAgag GGAGTTGCAAAGCGAAATGAACAAGATAGAACAAGAGCTCGGGGCAACTCTACCAGTTCGTGAGACCGAGGAAAAACCCAAGAAGCCCAGCTTGAAACCCGTGCCTGTCACCTCTACTGGCGTCATCGGATGGTTGGCTGCTAA GCCGGATTGTAACCTAGAGACTTATACGTCCTGGATAAACAAGCCACCCATACGTCTGCCAGACGCCTGGGACTACAAGGACTTCGTCGGACAGAGTAAACCAcagtaa